A section of the Maylandia zebra isolate NMK-2024a linkage group LG8, Mzebra_GT3a, whole genome shotgun sequence genome encodes:
- the LOC101487845 gene encoding mucin-13: MTDTTSKEFIETANEIIAELDEVYNEMNGYSKSIVLKLLPRTTRVSRASSEVIASVQIIFEASSEITDDQVVKTLTECTGCNVIEKTFNITNLCDDTPCDEHSTNCKSGDGTFSCICNKGYMQTDYSTRMCIACPFGKELKDNECVPCSFGYSGFNCSENWQLILVIVGSVLGGLLLIAIILLPVVATQKLNISFKKSKSAEMEKPYTNPSSAAQPMASNKLGHSQGVSFNRSANGHSGFQNGGVPVFPRAATTTNSWDNRTNLEMKPSNGRQNFGHMNSGSRLYDESYDQAQSQNNSYAQNQPTMNPYTQNQGQRNPYYTHDDGRRY, from the exons ATGACAGACACCACATCAAAGGAATTTATAGAAACTGCTAATGAAATCATTGCTGAG ctggatgaagtTTATAACGAGATGAACGGTTACTCCAAATCTATAGTGCTGAAACTCCT TCCAAGAACCACTCGTGTGTCAAGGGCAAGCTCAGAGGTCATTGCATCAGTACAGATCATCTTCGAGGCCAGTTCTGAAATCACAGATGATCAAGTTGTAAAAACATTAACAGAGTGTACGGGCTGTAACGTGATTGAGAAGACCTTTAACA TTACAAACCTGTGTGATGACACTCCCTGTGATGAACACTCCACAAACTGCAAATCAGGCGATGGAACTTtcagctgtatttgtaacaaAGGCTACATGCAAACAGACTACAGTACTAGAATGTGCATTG cttGTCCCTTTGGGAAAGAATTGAAGGATAATGAGTGCGTGCC ATGCTCGTTTGGTTATTCTGGTTTTAACTGCTCAGAAA acTGGCAGCTCATTCTGGTAATTGTGGGCTCTGTGCTTGGAGGACTGCTGCTCATAGCCATCATCCTTCTACCAGTAGTAGCTACCCA AAAATTAAACATAAGCTTCAAGAAGAGCAAAAGTGCAGAAATGGAAAAACCCTACACTAACCCGAGTTCTGCCGCACAACCGATGGCTAGCAACAAGTTGGGCCACAGCCAGGGAGTCTCATTTAACAGGTCAGCCAATGGCCATTCAGGTTTTCAGAATGGTGGGGTGCCTGTGTTCCCACGAGctgccaccaccaccaacaGCTGGGACAACAGGACCAACCTGGAGATGAAACCAAGCAATGGCCGACAAAACTTTGGACATATGAACAGTGGTTCG cGGTTATATGATGAATCATACGATCAGGCTCAATCTCAGAACAACTCTTATGCCCAGAATCAACCTACAATGAACCCGTATACTCAGAACCAAGGCCAGAGGAACCCGTACTACACACACGATGATGGAAGACGCTACTAG